One Odontesthes bonariensis isolate fOdoBon6 chromosome 17, fOdoBon6.hap1, whole genome shotgun sequence genomic window carries:
- the qrsl1 gene encoding glutamyl-tRNA(Gln) amidotransferase subunit A, mitochondrial: MLNLTLKEVSVAFREGRISPTELCRKCLNRIKKTQHLNAYITVTEELSLKQAQESETRLLEGVPKGPLDGIPFAVKDNFCTENIKTTCASRMLKDYTPPFNATVVQKLLDQGAVLMGKTNMDEFAMGSGSTDGAFGPVKNPWSYAGPYRTQSGAAPDSDWVVTGGSSGGSAAAVASLTSYLALGSDTGGSTRNPGALCGVVALKPTYGLLSRHGLIPLVNSMDVPGIMTRSVNDAAIVLGVLQGLDIRDSTTVPAPSSLTELPEDFDVRNICVGIPKEYHAPGLSEETLAQWSRVADLFEQAGARVEQVSLPHTQHSIVCYHVLCHGEVASNMARFDGLEYGHRSGMDSSTEVMYASTRHEGFNDVVRGRILSGSYFLLKQNYQHYIVKAQRVRRLIADDFKQVFSSDVDVLLTPATLTDAACYSSFTQEDNRTRSAQEDVFTQPANMAGLPAVTVPTALSRRGLPIGLQLIGPALEDKKLLSVARWIEQRVGFPSISDRDSQDSRNDTGMAKREQTSAV; this comes from the exons ATGCTCAACCTGACATTAAAAGAG GTGTCTGTGGCGTTCAGAGAGGGAAGAATCTCCCCAACGGAGCTTTGTAGGAAGTGTCTGAATCGCATCAAGAAAACCCAGCATCTTAATGCTTACATCACTGTGACAGAGGAGCTGTCGCTGAAGCAAGCTCAGGAGTCAGAAACCAGGCTGCTGGAAG GTGTCCCCAAAGGTCCCCTCGATGGAATCCCTTTTGCCGTCAAGGACAACTTCTGCACTGAGAATATCAAAACCACATGTGCCTCCAGGATGCTTAAAG ACTACACTCCACCTTTCAATGCTACAGTGGTACAGAAGCTCCTTGACCAAGGGGCCGTTCTGATGGGGAAGACCAACATGGATGAGTTTGCAATGGG TTCGGGCAGCACTGATGGGGCTTTCGGTCCAGTAAAGAACCCGTGGAGCTACGCTGGTCCCTACAGAACGCAGTCGGGAGCGGCACCAGACTCTGACTGGGTCGTCACAGGAGGAAGTTCAGGAGGAAGTGCCGCAGCTGTGGCCTCACTCACCAGCTACCT GGCTTTGGGTTCAGACACAGGTGGCTCAACCCGTAACCCAGGAGCATTGTGTGGGGTAGTGGCCCTAAAGCCCACTTATGGTCTGCTGTCCAGACATGGTCTCATTCCTTTGGTTAACTCCATGGATGTCCCTGGAATAATGACTCGCAGTGTCAATGACGCAGCCATCGTCTTAG GTGTCCTCCAAGGCCTTGATATTAGAGACTCAACCACAGTTCCTGCCCCCTCCTCACTAACAGAGCTTCCTGAAGACTTTGATGTCAGAAACATCTGTGTAGGCATCCCTAAG GAATACCATGCACCGGGGCTGTCTGAGGAGACTCTAGCACAGTGGAGCCGAGTTGCCGACTTGTTTGAGCAAGCAGGAGCTCGGGTGGAGCAAGTTTCCCTCCCCCATACCCAGCACTCCATCGTATGTTACCACGTCCTGTGTCATGGGGAAGTGGCATCTAACATGGCTCGTTTTGACGGGCTGGAATACG GCCACAGGAGCGGGATGGATAGCTCAACAGAAGTCATGTACGCTTCGACGCGACACGAGGGCTTCAACGATGTAGTAAGAGGGAGGATACTGTCTGGGAGCTACTTCCTGCTTAAACA GAACTACCAGCACTACATTGTCAAGGCACAGAGAGTCCGCCGGCTAATCGCGGATGATTTCAAGCAGGTGTTCAGCTCAGATGTTGATGTGCTGTTGACGCCTGCCACACTGACAGATGCGGCCTGTTACAGCAGCTTCACACAAGAAGACAATCGTACGCGCAGCGCACAGGAAGACGTGTTCACACAGCCTGCCAACATGGCAG GTCTGCCTGCTGTGACTGTGCCAACTGCATTGTCGAGAAGGGGCCTTCCCATTGGCCTACAGCTCATCGGCCCAGCCCTGGAAGACAAGAAGCTGCTCAGTGTTGCCCGGTGGATAGAGCAGAGGGTTGGGTTTCCCTCCATCAGTGACCGTGACTCTCAGGACAGCAGAAATGACACAGGAATGGCCAAAAGGGAGCAGACTTCAGCTGTATAA